The stretch of DNA TAACGAAAAAAAAATTAATATAAGGAGGATATTTTATGCAAGGTATTATTATAGCTAGTACTAAAAGTGGAATTGGAAAAACAACAATAACTATCGGACTTATGAAAGTTTTAAAAAATGTCTCTCCTTTTAAAATTGGTCCAGATTATATAGATGGAAAATTTCATGAGTATGTAACAAAAAATAAAAGTTATAATTTAGATTATTTTTTAATGGGTGAAAAAGGGGTATATTATAGTTTTTTTAAAAATAAAAAAAATTTTTCAGTGATAGAAGGAGTTATGGGACTCTATGATGGTTTAGGTGATGACTTAGACAATGGAAGTACTGCTCATATATCAAGAATTTTAAATATTCCTGTTATTCTTGTAGTTGATGGAGATAAAAGAAGTACAAGTATATGTGCTGAAATCTTAGGATATAAACTTTTTGATGAAAGAGTAAAAATAAAAGGAATTATTTTAAATAGAGTTTCTTCAAAAAAATCTTATGAAATACTTTCTAAAGCTATAGAAAAATATACTGAAATTCCTTGTGTAGGTTATCTTCCAAAAGTAGATGAAATTTCTTTAGAAAGTAGACATCTAGGGCTTATACAAGCTGATGAAATTAAAGAGTTAGATAAAAAAATAGAAGTTTTAACAGAAAAAATAAAAGAAACTATTAATATAGAAAAAATCTTAGAAATTTCTAACATAGATACTCCAATATCCAAAAATAATATAAGTGATAAACTTCTAAAAAGTGATATTTTAATGAATGAAGAAATATTAAAAATAGAAAAAAGAATATTTAAATTTATCGATAAGGAAAAATATAAAGATATAAAAATTGGAATAGCCAAAGATAATGCTTTTTCTTTTTATTATAATGATAATTTAGATTTTTTAGAAAAATTAGGAATTGAATTAAAATATTTCTCCCCTATAAATGATGAAAAAATCCCAGAAGATATTGATGGATTATATTTTGGTGGAGGATATCCTGAACTTTATGGAAAAGAATTGGAAAATAATAAATCTATGATAGAAAGTATTAAAAGTTTCTATAATGATGGGGGAGTTATTTATGGTGAATGTGGCGGATATATTTATCTTTCTAAAAAATTAAAAACTTTAAATGATGAAACTTTTAAATTTGTAGGACTGACAAATAATAAATTTCAAATGAAAGAGAGATTAAATATTGGAAAATTTGGATATATTAATGTAAATTGTGCTTTAAAAAAAGAAAAATCTTTAAATTTTCCAGCTCATGAATTTCATTACTCTGAAATAATAGAAAAATCTGGAGAAAATATATTTAAAATTTCAAAAAAAGATGGAAGAACATGGGAATGTGGATATTCAGAAAAAAATCTTTTCTGTGGTTATCCTCATATTCACTTTTTTTCAAGTCAAGATTTTGTTTATAGCTTATTAGATAAAGCTAAAGAATATCACGACAAAAGAAATAGATTTAATTTTATGAATTTTTTTAATTTTAGAAAAGGAAAGAGATAATGGAATATATAAAAGAACCTCAATCAATAGAAAAAAGAAGTTTTGAAATTATAACAGAAGAACTTGGAGAAAAAATAAATAATTTTACAGAGGAAGAATTACCTATTGTAAAAAGAATTATTCATACAACAGCTGATTTTCAGTATGCTGATATTATAGAATTTCTTAATAATCCCATAGAAAATGGTAAAACTGCCATAAAAAATGGTTGTAAAATTTATTGCGATACTAATATGATATTGAATGGACTTAATAAAAATATCTTAAAAAAATTTTCTTGTGAAGCTTATACATTAATATCTGATGAGGAAGTTGCAAAAAAAAGTAAGGAAAGGGGAATTACAAGGTCTATAATCGGTATTGAAAAAGCTAGTAAAGATAAAAATACTAAAATTTTTCTTATAGGTAATGCTCCTACAGCTCTTTATAGATTAAAAGAATTAATTGAAACAAAAGAAATTGAAAAACCATATTTAGTTGTTGGGGCTCCTGTTGGTTTTGTAGGAGCAAAAGAATCTAAAGAAGTTTTTAAAAGTTTAGATATTCCATATATTACAATAAATGGAAGAAAGGGAGGAAGTACAGTAACTGTAGCTATATTACATGGAATTTTATATCAGTTATATAAAAGAGAGGGATTTTAGATGAAAGAATTAAAATCAGGATATACTACAGGAAGTTGTGTTGTAGCTAGTACATTAGCTGGACTTTATTGTATTTTTAATAATGAATTTTTAAAAAATATAGAAATTTCTCTCCCTTATGATAAAAATTTAATAATTCCTATAAATAGAATTAAAAAAAGAAAAAATTTTGTAACCACATCTGTTATTAAATATTCAGGTGATGACCCTGATGTAACCAATGGAATAGAAATTTTTACTAAAATAAAAATTGTTAAATCTTTTACAGAAGATAGTAAAGGATATAAAGATGAAAATATTTTTATAAGAGGTGGTAGAGGAGTTGGAGTTATCACCAAAAAAGGATTACAACAACCTATTGGAAAATATGCCATTAATCCGAAACCATTGGAAATTTTAATAAAAAATATAAAAAATTTTTTAGGAAAATATAATATAAATGAAAAAATAGAAGTTTTAATATATATTCCAAAAGGAAGAGAGATTGCCAAAAAAACTTTTAATGAGAAATTAGGAATAATAAATGGAATTTCTATTCTTGGTACAACAGGAATTTTAAAACCAATGAGCGAAGAAGCTCTAAAAGATTCTCTAAAATTAGAGTTAAAAGTTTTACATGAAAATAGTAATAAAGATTGGATAATATTTTCTTTTGGAAACTATGGAAAAAAATATTGTGAAGATTTTGGATTAGACACTAGTAATCTTATTGTTATAAGTAATTATATTGGATATATGTTAGATTGTGCTATAGAGATTGGTTATAAGAAAATATTTCTTGTAGGACACATAGGAAAGGCTATAAAAATAGCTGGTGGAATATATAATACTCATAGTAAAATTGCCGATGCTAGAATAGAGATAATGTTGGCTAATGCTTTTGAAATTGGAGAGAAAAAAGAGATTCTTTATAAAATTCTCTCTTCTAATACAGTTGAAGAAGCTTGTGAGTATATAGAAAACAAAGAATTTTTTAATTTGATAGCTAATAAAGTTGTAAAAAAATCAAATGAATATATAAAAGATGAAAGTATAAAAATTGAAGCTTTAATATTTTCTTTTAAAAACCATATAGGAATAAGTGAAAATTTTTATAAAATGGTGAAAGATTTATGATAAATGTTATTGGATTAGGAGTTGGAAATTTAGATTATTTTTCAGAGGCTGGAAAAAAGCTTTTAAAAACTTCTGAAATTATAATAGGTGGTAAAAGACAATTAGAAGATATAGAAATTCTTTTAAATAGTAATATAGAAAAATATTATCTAAGTAAATTAGATGATATGAAAATGTATATAGACAAAAATATAAATAGAGAAATTTCTATAATAGTTTCTGGAGATACAGGATATTATAGTTTACTTTCTTTTATTAAAAAAAATTTTTCAGAAAATTTAATAAGAGTTATCCCTGGTCTTTCCTCTTTTCAATATTTATTTGGAAAACTTTGTGATACATGGGAAGATTATTCTCTTTGTAGTTTACATGGAAGAGAGTCAGATATAATAGAAATCTTAAAAAATAGTAAAAGAGGAGTTATTTTACTTACAGATAAAAAAAATAATCCCTACATGATTGGAAAAAA from Fusobacterium perfoetens ATCC 29250 encodes:
- a CDS encoding cobyrinate a,c-diamide synthase, which gives rise to MQGIIIASTKSGIGKTTITIGLMKVLKNVSPFKIGPDYIDGKFHEYVTKNKSYNLDYFLMGEKGVYYSFFKNKKNFSVIEGVMGLYDGLGDDLDNGSTAHISRILNIPVILVVDGDKRSTSICAEILGYKLFDERVKIKGIILNRVSSKKSYEILSKAIEKYTEIPCVGYLPKVDEISLESRHLGLIQADEIKELDKKIEVLTEKIKETINIEKILEISNIDTPISKNNISDKLLKSDILMNEEILKIEKRIFKFIDKEKYKDIKIGIAKDNAFSFYYNDNLDFLEKLGIELKYFSPINDEKIPEDIDGLYFGGGYPELYGKELENNKSMIESIKSFYNDGGVIYGECGGYIYLSKKLKTLNDETFKFVGLTNNKFQMKERLNIGKFGYINVNCALKKEKSLNFPAHEFHYSEIIEKSGENIFKISKKDGRTWECGYSEKNLFCGYPHIHFFSSQDFVYSLLDKAKEYHDKRNRFNFMNFFNFRKGKR
- a CDS encoding precorrin-8X methylmutase, with the translated sequence MEYIKEPQSIEKRSFEIITEELGEKINNFTEEELPIVKRIIHTTADFQYADIIEFLNNPIENGKTAIKNGCKIYCDTNMILNGLNKNILKKFSCEAYTLISDEEVAKKSKERGITRSIIGIEKASKDKNTKIFLIGNAPTALYRLKELIETKEIEKPYLVVGAPVGFVGAKESKEVFKSLDIPYITINGRKGGSTVTVAILHGILYQLYKREGF
- the cbiD gene encoding cobalt-precorrin-5B (C(1))-methyltransferase CbiD, with the translated sequence MKELKSGYTTGSCVVASTLAGLYCIFNNEFLKNIEISLPYDKNLIIPINRIKKRKNFVTTSVIKYSGDDPDVTNGIEIFTKIKIVKSFTEDSKGYKDENIFIRGGRGVGVITKKGLQQPIGKYAINPKPLEILIKNIKNFLGKYNINEKIEVLIYIPKGREIAKKTFNEKLGIINGISILGTTGILKPMSEEALKDSLKLELKVLHENSNKDWIIFSFGNYGKKYCEDFGLDTSNLIVISNYIGYMLDCAIEIGYKKIFLVGHIGKAIKIAGGIYNTHSKIADARIEIMLANAFEIGEKKEILYKILSSNTVEEACEYIENKEFFNLIANKVVKKSNEYIKDESIKIEALIFSFKNHIGISENFYKMVKDL
- the cbiE gene encoding precorrin-6y C5,15-methyltransferase (decarboxylating) subunit CbiE yields the protein MINVIGLGVGNLDYFSEAGKKLLKTSEIIIGGKRQLEDIEILLNSNIEKYYLSKLDDMKMYIDKNINREISIIVSGDTGYYSLLSFIKKNFSENLIRVIPGLSSFQYLFGKLCDTWEDYSLCSLHGRESDIIEILKNSKRGVILLTDKKNNPYMIGKKLLENKIENIEIIVGENLSYDDEKISRFFLSDIEKYNREFSINVMVIKKCI